One genomic segment of Culturomica massiliensis includes these proteins:
- a CDS encoding PhoH family protein, whose amino-acid sequence MAGKNKKTFILDTNVILHDYRAIYNFKDNDIIIPIVVLEELDRFKKGNDLINYHAREFMRELDKISDLDFFKKGGKLGPKLGRLFIEVGNKIPQDVRAFFHEDIPDHRILAVTACKAQELEDKEKVILVTKDLNMRMKARALGLLAEDYKNDQVEDPDFAINRSVREINGVAPEIIKAIHENPGGLEVKKVFPREAIRGNNYYILKNDNASALAAYDPMKQLIRKVDKPNIFGIYPRNAEQAFAIDALMNPNIQLVAISGKAGTGKTLLALASALQQAKLYEQIYLARPIVALSNRDLGYLPGDMNEKVDPYMQPLYDNLGFIKRRFNIHSQENRLIEDLQKEEKLLISALAFIRGRSLSDIYFIVDEAQNLTPHEVKTIITRAGEGTKMVFTGDIDQIDSPYLDKKSNGLSHLIDKMQGQDIFAHVHLEKGERSHLADLASSLL is encoded by the coding sequence ATGGCAGGGAAAAATAAGAAGACTTTTATTTTGGATACAAATGTGATTTTGCATGATTATAGAGCGATATATAATTTTAAGGATAATGATATTATTATTCCGATCGTGGTTTTGGAAGAATTGGACCGGTTTAAGAAGGGAAATGATCTGATCAATTATCATGCCCGGGAATTTATGCGGGAGTTGGATAAAATTTCCGATCTCGATTTTTTTAAAAAAGGAGGAAAACTGGGGCCTAAATTGGGACGTTTGTTTATCGAGGTCGGGAATAAAATTCCGCAGGATGTGCGGGCTTTTTTTCACGAGGATATTCCCGACCACCGGATTTTGGCTGTTACAGCCTGTAAGGCTCAGGAACTGGAAGATAAGGAAAAAGTGATTCTGGTGACGAAGGATTTGAATATGCGGATGAAAGCACGGGCATTGGGGCTATTGGCAGAGGATTATAAAAACGATCAGGTAGAAGACCCGGATTTTGCGATAAACCGGAGTGTGAGGGAAATAAACGGTGTGGCACCGGAAATAATTAAGGCTATACATGAAAATCCCGGAGGTCTTGAGGTGAAAAAAGTGTTTCCCCGGGAAGCGATCAGAGGGAACAATTATTATATCCTGAAAAATGATAATGCTTCTGCTTTGGCTGCTTATGATCCGATGAAACAACTGATCCGCAAGGTGGATAAACCCAATATTTTCGGGATATATCCCCGCAATGCAGAACAGGCGTTTGCTATCGATGCCTTGATGAATCCCAATATACAATTAGTGGCGATCAGCGGTAAGGCCGGTACCGGAAAAACTTTGTTGGCCCTGGCTTCGGCACTCCAGCAAGCCAAATTATACGAACAGATTTACCTGGCACGTCCGATTGTCGCTTTGTCTAACCGGGATTTGGGGTATTTGCCCGGAGATATGAATGAGAAGGTTGACCCTTATATGCAGCCCTTGTATGATAATTTAGGCTTTATCAAACGTCGTTTTAATATACACAGCCAGGAAAACCGTTTGATCGAGGATTTACAAAAGGAAGAGAAGTTGTTGATTTCGGCTTTGGCATTTATACGCGGGCGCAGTCTTTCAGATATTTATTTTATTGTAGACGAAGCCCAGAATTTGACGCCTCATGAGGTGAAAACGATTATCACCCGTGCCGGAGAAGGTACAAAAATGGTTTTTACGGGTGACATCGATCAGATTGACTCACCGTATCTGGATAAAAAATCCAACGGACTTTCCCACTTGATCGATAAGATGCAGGGACAGGATATTTTTGCCCATGTGCATCTGGAAAAAGGCGAGCGTAGTCATTTGGCGGACTTGGCAAGTAGTTTGTTATGA
- a CDS encoding GNAT family N-acetyltransferase produces the protein MQPVIYPVEKEKLLAELTEEKFLRKTNKAGNEIYTFNAFNAPNLMREVGRIRELTFRTAGGGTGKEIDIDEFDITPDTPYQQLIVWDPKEQEIIGGYRYILCDHLSLNAEGEPNLATTELFRFSEQFKKQYLSQMIELGRSFVHPLYQSTRMGRKSLFALDNLWDGLGALTVDNPEIKYFFGKVTMYTSFNMHARDMILYFMKKYFRDTENLVYPIHPLEIHIDENYMQSVFNGGNYDEDYRILSRNVRDLGENIPPLVNAYMSLSPSMRTFGTATNPGFGGVEETAILINIADVYEAKKLRHIATYIPRLLGLKKGRSGKKD, from the coding sequence ATGCAACCTGTAATTTATCCCGTCGAAAAAGAAAAACTTCTTGCCGAACTCACAGAAGAAAAATTTTTACGGAAAACCAACAAAGCGGGGAATGAGATATACACATTCAACGCTTTCAACGCACCGAACCTGATGCGTGAAGTGGGACGTATCCGCGAATTGACATTTCGTACGGCAGGAGGCGGTACCGGAAAAGAGATCGACATCGACGAATTCGACATCACTCCCGATACTCCGTATCAGCAACTGATCGTCTGGGATCCCAAAGAACAGGAAATCATCGGCGGATACCGTTATATTCTGTGTGATCATCTCTCATTAAATGCAGAGGGAGAACCCAATTTAGCCACTACCGAGTTGTTTCGCTTTTCAGAACAGTTCAAAAAACAATACCTGAGTCAGATGATCGAGTTAGGCCGTTCATTCGTCCATCCCCTCTACCAGTCTACCCGTATGGGACGGAAATCCCTGTTCGCCCTTGACAACCTTTGGGACGGCTTGGGAGCGCTTACCGTCGATAATCCCGAAATCAAATACTTTTTCGGAAAAGTGACGATGTATACCAGCTTTAACATGCACGCCCGGGATATGATTCTTTATTTTATGAAAAAATATTTCCGGGATACTGAAAATCTCGTATATCCGATACATCCGTTGGAAATCCACATCGACGAAAATTATATGCAATCGGTTTTCAACGGGGGAAATTACGACGAAGACTACAGAATTCTCTCCCGTAACGTACGCGATCTGGGAGAAAACATTCCTCCGCTGGTAAATGCCTACATGAGCCTCTCTCCTTCTATGCGCACATTCGGCACGGCTACCAATCCCGGATTCGGAGGCGTAGAAGAAACGGCAATATTGATCAATATTGCCGACGTATACGAAGCTAAAAAGTTACGCCACATTGCTACCTACATACCCCGCTTGCTCGGTTTGAAAAAAGGACGAAGTGGCAAAAAAGATTAA
- a CDS encoding 1-acyl-sn-glycerol-3-phosphate acyltransferase encodes MNQTAETGNETLSPIYLKEVFKSKNPALARWIPGFVYSWLNRIICIDDINDFIRKHGDRKGIDFADAIVEYLNLTFQTEGITNLPSPQGRYIFVSNHPLGGPDGIALISFLGKYYPDLKFPVNDILLNLKNLNNIFLPVNKHGGMSREAVKAITSAYTSDNQIIMFPAGLCSRKIKGKIEDLEWQKNFIVEAVKHHRDIVPIYISGQNSNFFYNLSNFRKRIGLKANIEMLWLPKEAFKKKNETLTLKIGKPISWQSFDKSKKPKEWAKEVREILYRL; translated from the coding sequence ATGAATCAGACAGCGGAAACAGGAAACGAAACATTAAGCCCCATATACCTGAAAGAAGTATTCAAAAGTAAAAATCCGGCCCTGGCCCGTTGGATTCCGGGTTTTGTCTACTCCTGGCTCAACCGTATCATCTGTATCGACGATATCAACGATTTTATCCGGAAACACGGAGACCGCAAAGGCATCGATTTTGCTGATGCCATTGTCGAATACCTGAATCTCACCTTCCAGACCGAAGGAATCACGAACCTGCCATCCCCCCAGGGACGCTATATTTTTGTCTCCAATCATCCGCTGGGAGGACCGGACGGTATTGCGCTGATCTCCTTTCTAGGTAAATATTATCCGGATTTAAAATTCCCGGTCAACGATATCCTGCTGAACCTGAAAAACCTGAATAATATTTTCCTGCCGGTCAACAAGCACGGAGGCATGTCCCGGGAAGCCGTCAAAGCAATCACATCAGCCTATACATCTGATAATCAGATTATCATGTTCCCTGCCGGTTTATGCAGCCGTAAAATCAAAGGCAAAATAGAGGATCTCGAATGGCAGAAAAATTTTATCGTAGAAGCAGTAAAACACCATCGGGACATCGTACCGATCTACATCAGCGGACAGAATTCGAATTTTTTCTACAACCTTTCTAATTTCCGCAAAAGAATAGGACTCAAAGCCAATATAGAAATGCTTTGGTTACCCAAAGAGGCCTTCAAGAAAAAAAATGAAACCCTGACATTAAAAATCGGTAAACCGATTTCCTGGCAATCGTTCGATAAAAGCAAAAAACCGAAAGAATGGGCCAAAGAAGTGCGTGAAATCTTATACCGATTGTAA
- a CDS encoding tetratricopeptide repeat protein, whose amino-acid sequence MKRTFFITMLAFLAVGLLAGCNSMKKLQQDVIQTAVMGQVTPAQLESVNGKINFEYTVKFAPKEFGKKMILKITPRMQYGNNVEKLPPVFLQGEKVKGSNYPVVAYKSATTITQKMTMNFREGMQNGVLWADIEAIHGDKAFAMSPVILNQNGVRVWQNYTLRIGDTDYVPVMTETFVEDVPVAQVGVVSGYVLFPLAQSKISETQQHSAVMNKAVEAMKKVLADKGATVTNMLLYASSSPEGAERLNKNLTNNRFKAAKTFFEKDLGLSGLPIVKNAKFVVPQMVTENWDGLYLLLNDSNIKNKAQIISEIKAAPNNNKREAILESYIKRIPELKNDILPWLRRADFFVFYTTPEMVQEEMQMTYFIPQADEKTPTVGTQWNWQLLNDLAAIAIQNKEYKKAQKLLESAIVLKQDAAIQNNLGIVYAKQGNNSKAMEMLNKAQVKKEARYNMGLMLLQQGDYRKAVSYLKDTPGINLGYAQLMAGDNNAALNTFKQLKLTTGTDYYMMAVAAARVKDVNTMAMALQKALQLNPKLKAWAATDVEFQPYANNAMYQQLVK is encoded by the coding sequence ATGAAGCGTACTTTTTTTATAACAATGCTGGCTTTTCTGGCAGTTGGGCTGTTGGCGGGATGTAACTCAATGAAGAAGTTACAACAGGATGTTATCCAGACGGCTGTTATGGGGCAGGTAACTCCGGCCCAGCTCGAGTCCGTGAACGGTAAAATTAATTTCGAATATACCGTAAAATTTGCACCGAAAGAGTTCGGTAAAAAGATGATATTGAAGATAACGCCTCGCATGCAGTACGGGAATAACGTGGAAAAATTACCTCCTGTATTTTTACAGGGAGAAAAGGTAAAGGGTAGTAATTACCCGGTTGTCGCTTATAAGAGTGCTACGACAATTACCCAGAAGATGACGATGAATTTCCGGGAAGGTATGCAAAACGGCGTACTTTGGGCGGATATTGAGGCGATACACGGTGATAAAGCTTTTGCAATGTCTCCGGTTATCCTCAACCAGAACGGCGTACGGGTATGGCAGAACTATACCTTGCGTATCGGGGATACCGATTATGTACCGGTTATGACCGAAACTTTCGTTGAAGATGTACCGGTGGCTCAGGTAGGAGTGGTAAGCGGTTATGTTTTATTCCCGCTGGCACAGTCTAAAATTTCGGAAACCCAGCAACATTCTGCCGTTATGAATAAAGCTGTGGAAGCCATGAAAAAAGTATTGGCCGATAAAGGAGCTACGGTAACCAATATGTTGCTATATGCTTCCAGTTCTCCGGAAGGCGCCGAACGCCTGAATAAGAATCTGACCAATAACCGTTTCAAAGCAGCGAAGACTTTTTTTGAAAAAGATCTGGGACTGTCGGGTTTGCCTATCGTAAAGAATGCCAAGTTTGTCGTGCCGCAGATGGTAACGGAAAACTGGGACGGACTTTATTTGTTACTGAACGATTCCAATATCAAGAATAAAGCACAGATTATCAGTGAAATCAAGGCTGCTCCGAATAACAACAAACGGGAAGCGATACTCGAATCGTATATCAAGCGGATTCCGGAATTAAAGAACGATATTCTGCCTTGGTTACGCCGCGCTGATTTCTTCGTATTCTATACAACTCCCGAAATGGTACAGGAAGAAATGCAGATGACTTATTTCATTCCGCAGGCAGATGAAAAGACGCCGACGGTGGGTACTCAATGGAACTGGCAATTACTGAACGATTTGGCCGCCATCGCTATTCAGAATAAGGAATACAAGAAAGCCCAGAAGTTACTGGAATCTGCTATTGTATTAAAACAGGATGCTGCTATTCAGAATAACCTGGGTATTGTGTATGCCAAACAAGGGAATAATTCGAAAGCCATGGAGATGCTGAACAAAGCACAGGTAAAGAAGGAAGCCCGTTATAATATGGGATTGATGTTGTTGCAACAGGGAGATTACCGGAAAGCCGTTTCTTATTTGAAAGATACCCCGGGAATCAATTTAGGTTATGCACAGTTGATGGCCGGTGATAATAATGCCGCTCTCAATACGTTTAAGCAGTTGAAGCTGACAACCGGAACCGATTATTATATGATGGCCGTAGCAGCTGCCCGGGTAAAGGATGTCAATACGATGGCAATGGCTTTGCAAAAGGCGCTTCAACTGAATCCGAAGTTGAAAGCCTGGGCCGCTACCGATGTGGAATTTCAACCGTATGCCAATAATGCAATGTATCAGCAGTTGGTGAAGTAA
- a CDS encoding DUF5036 family protein, which yields MKMYRFMWLMAMLVVSAAFVACSKDGDGDPDDPGSKVPDPEGTMVLNMRNENNGVTYLRIENWPGIWINHSDNFESIDGTEFVSLGKMKGLGNVTKIPETGWQSSVAVKPAYGYVAKWGNRYCRLYVVQELLAAGTNGVIGAEVKYQYPFEPTKLEVSPDSLLFPREGGNLTVVVSTDADSWNYTIITNLVPWLKISQEKNQLKVSVEENESVNVREAFIGINANEKQEYLWVIQERDGRQTQAPYKIGDFYNENGVVGMVYKINDSGMHGMITSLKNTSTVWAVSGTLTNALDQNDGMNNTDVIKQLTDWESRYPAFKWCDDLNRNGVSGWYLPSINELKELYAGFCGLDEYPGYEAEASVRYGEARYNFEATLRKKGGYGMLNTVIEPYVPSLIYMSSTEINSSYFNGVRFYDGLVTNGNKTDNSYKYYIIRAVRPF from the coding sequence ATGAAAATGTATAGATTTATGTGGCTGATGGCGATGCTGGTCGTGTCGGCAGCTTTTGTGGCTTGCAGTAAAGACGGAGATGGTGATCCGGACGATCCGGGCAGCAAGGTACCCGATCCGGAAGGTACCATGGTGCTGAATATGCGGAATGAAAATAATGGAGTAACCTATTTGCGTATAGAAAATTGGCCCGGAATCTGGATCAATCATAGTGATAATTTTGAATCTATTGATGGGACTGAGTTTGTCTCTTTGGGTAAGATGAAAGGATTGGGTAACGTTACAAAAATACCGGAAACCGGTTGGCAATCGAGTGTAGCTGTAAAACCCGCATACGGTTATGTTGCAAAATGGGGTAATAGATATTGTCGTCTTTATGTGGTACAGGAGTTGCTGGCGGCCGGTACTAACGGAGTTATCGGTGCTGAAGTGAAATATCAATACCCGTTTGAGCCGACCAAACTCGAGGTATCGCCGGATTCTTTACTTTTTCCTCGAGAAGGTGGAAATCTTACGGTTGTAGTTTCCACTGATGCTGATTCCTGGAATTATACGATTATAACCAATTTGGTTCCCTGGCTTAAAATTTCGCAAGAAAAAAATCAACTCAAAGTATCAGTAGAAGAAAATGAATCTGTTAATGTCCGTGAAGCGTTTATTGGTATTAATGCTAATGAGAAACAGGAATACCTCTGGGTCATACAAGAAAGGGATGGCAGGCAAACGCAGGCTCCATATAAAATAGGAGACTTTTATAATGAGAACGGAGTGGTTGGTATGGTTTACAAAATTAATGATAGTGGAATGCATGGGATGATTACATCGTTAAAGAATACGAGTACTGTATGGGCCGTTTCAGGAACTCTTACTAATGCCTTGGATCAAAATGATGGAATGAATAATACGGATGTAATTAAACAATTGACAGATTGGGAAAGCCGCTATCCTGCTTTTAAATGGTGTGACGATCTTAATCGGAATGGGGTTAGTGGTTGGTATTTGCCGTCTATTAACGAGTTGAAAGAACTTTACGCCGGTTTTTGCGGACTTGACGAATATCCGGGGTATGAGGCTGAGGCTTCGGTACGATATGGAGAGGCCCGATATAATTTTGAGGCTACTTTGAGGAAAAAAGGAGGTTATGGTATGCTCAATACTGTAATAGAACCTTATGTGCCTTCTTTAATCTATATGAGTTCTACTGAAATTAATTCATCCTATTTTAATGGAGTACGATTTTATGATGGTTTAGTGACAAATGGTAATAAGACCGATAATTCTTACAAATATTATATTATCCGTGCCGTTCGGCCGTTTTAA
- a CDS encoding ABC transporter ATP-binding protein, with amino-acid sequence MTDNCIEIKNLKKSFRKNEVLKGIDLNISAGEVIGYLGSNGAGKSTTVKILCGLIRQFEGEVSILGHNLRTDDLEIKKRIGYIPENAVVYEQLTPVEYLEFVSTLYGMQPDIAHRKITELLELFEMKSHNNERIISFSKGMKQKIHIISGLLHNPDILFMDEPLNGLDANAVIIVKEIITQLAREGKTIFYCSHLMDIVEKISSRIVLIDGGRIIANGTVEQLKQDSGSTSLEELFSKLTGKNDHSEKAGQIIDVFEK; translated from the coding sequence ATGACAGACAACTGTATTGAAATCAAGAACCTGAAAAAAAGTTTTCGCAAAAACGAAGTACTTAAAGGCATCGACCTTAACATATCGGCCGGAGAAGTCATAGGCTACCTCGGTAGCAACGGAGCCGGCAAATCCACGACGGTAAAAATATTATGCGGACTCATCCGCCAATTCGAAGGCGAAGTTTCCATCCTCGGACACAACCTGCGTACCGACGATCTGGAAATCAAAAAACGCATCGGATATATTCCTGAAAACGCCGTCGTTTACGAACAACTCACACCGGTCGAATACCTTGAATTCGTCAGCACCCTTTACGGTATGCAGCCCGACATCGCCCACCGGAAAATTACGGAATTGCTCGAACTGTTTGAAATGAAATCCCATAACAACGAGCGGATCATTAGTTTTTCAAAAGGTATGAAGCAGAAAATCCATATCATTTCCGGACTGCTCCACAATCCGGACATACTGTTTATGGACGAGCCCCTGAACGGTCTGGATGCCAACGCTGTCATCATTGTCAAAGAAATCATCACGCAACTGGCCAGAGAAGGCAAAACCATTTTCTATTGCTCCCACCTTATGGATATCGTAGAAAAAATATCCAGCAGGATCGTCCTTATCGACGGCGGCCGTATCATCGCCAACGGTACTGTAGAGCAATTAAAACAAGACTCCGGCAGTACTTCGCTGGAAGAACTGTTTTCGAAATTGACCGGGAAAAACGACCATTCGGAAAAAGCCGGACAAATTATAGACGTATTTGAAAAATAA
- the ruvC gene encoding crossover junction endodeoxyribonuclease RuvC, translating to MEKLIMGIDPGTNFMGYAIIRTFGKSKKPQLVISGVLDMDKISDPYIKLQRIFKRTLQVIDSYHPDELAIEAQFYGKNIQSMLKLGRAQGVAIAAALQREIPIFEYAPKKIKMSVTGSGTASKEQIALLLGKFMEIHTTSENLDETDAIAIAYCHHLQGSLPTTGSPKCKDWGDYIKKNPDKIV from the coding sequence ATGGAAAAACTAATCATGGGGATCGACCCCGGAACAAACTTTATGGGCTATGCCATTATCCGCACCTTCGGCAAATCTAAAAAACCGCAGTTGGTGATATCCGGTGTATTGGATATGGACAAAATATCCGATCCTTACATTAAATTACAACGGATATTCAAACGGACATTACAGGTCATTGACTCCTATCATCCGGATGAATTGGCAATCGAAGCCCAGTTCTACGGTAAAAACATACAGTCAATGCTCAAACTCGGCCGGGCACAGGGAGTTGCTATCGCCGCCGCCCTGCAACGGGAAATTCCCATCTTCGAGTATGCGCCTAAAAAAATTAAAATGAGCGTAACGGGAAGCGGTACGGCTTCCAAAGAACAAATTGCCCTGCTGCTGGGTAAATTTATGGAAATCCATACGACCTCCGAGAACCTGGACGAAACGGATGCCATTGCCATCGCCTATTGCCACCACTTACAAGGTTCACTCCCGACCACCGGTAGCCCGAAATGCAAAGACTGGGGGGACTATATCAAAAAAAATCCGGATAAAATCGTATAA
- a CDS encoding DUF4286 family protein, which yields MRLIFNTTYIVEENIETEWQDFMREQYIAYLRRQQFVQDVLFTKVSIDQPDGKTYSLQVVFDTPESLEHFTQHHLPLLEEKITDKYKNRYLCFSSTLTEI from the coding sequence ATGCGCCTTATTTTCAACACCACCTATATCGTCGAAGAAAACATTGAAACCGAATGGCAGGATTTTATGCGCGAACAATATATCGCCTATCTCCGCCGGCAACAATTCGTACAAGACGTGCTCTTTACAAAAGTATCCATCGATCAACCCGACGGTAAAACCTATTCGTTGCAAGTCGTTTTTGATACCCCTGAATCCCTGGAACATTTCACACAACATCATTTACCGCTATTGGAAGAAAAAATAACCGATAAATATAAAAATCGTTATCTTTGTTTCAGCAGTACTTTAACCGAAATCTGA
- a CDS encoding tetratricopeptide repeat protein, translating into MRFILILILFCFSNIVFAQQSDSKLAYTYYQNKEYVKAAEMFLQLYERTRASYYLDYHIISLINAKEYDSAEKTLKKYLKTDDNNKDFLVNLGYIYTQQGKTNKAEEYFNRAVKKLIPYENDIHSLANKFRNIREYNWANKTYLKGRELLNRPLAFTAEMGDNYMMDRDYDNMFALFVEALLQNPEKLSTITSKLSFARSYDVNGNADKVIASQLEKIFRQKDYPSVFDELGVWYSLQTGDYTQAFNHAVKLNAKNTDKLYIYIDIAHEAANARKYDIARQAYQRVIQKGKEENPYYYTARKEILNCKYRQYDQAQPPVENYRNLVSECKDFLQETGYSNANADIIVLTSDLYAYHLSLPDSADQILQKGIGIKRLNTLTLDIFKSKRADLLTYMNNPWEAVILYTQIEKANPNNDIGYEAKLKKARLAYFEGDLLWAKAQYDVLKGSTSKLISNDALQMSHFLNMNYEEEGDNSDLERLATTEYAVYRHQSEEALPVLDSLIQNSAAGIADYAALVKSGVLLSQHQDQEAALILEKLAKASGQTYIRAKAIFELANLKNRTDQKQQALDLYQQLVSDYSGSVYSVEAGKIYRELEKTIKNEKITPVN; encoded by the coding sequence ATGAGATTCATCCTCATTCTGATTTTATTCTGCTTTTCAAACATCGTATTCGCCCAGCAAAGCGATTCCAAACTGGCATATACCTACTACCAGAACAAGGAATATGTAAAAGCGGCAGAAATGTTTTTGCAACTTTACGAACGTACCCGGGCCTCTTACTACCTCGATTATCACATCATCAGCCTGATCAACGCTAAAGAATACGATAGTGCAGAAAAGACATTGAAAAAATACCTGAAAACGGACGATAACAACAAAGATTTTTTAGTGAATCTCGGTTACATTTATACCCAACAAGGCAAAACCAACAAAGCCGAGGAATATTTCAACCGGGCCGTCAAAAAATTGATCCCATACGAAAACGATATCCACAGCCTGGCCAATAAATTCCGGAATATCCGGGAATACAACTGGGCCAACAAAACTTACCTCAAAGGGCGGGAACTGTTAAACCGCCCGTTGGCCTTTACGGCCGAAATGGGCGACAACTATATGATGGACAGGGATTACGACAATATGTTCGCACTCTTTGTAGAAGCCTTGCTTCAAAATCCGGAAAAACTCAGCACCATCACCTCCAAACTCAGTTTTGCGCGTTCTTATGACGTAAACGGCAATGCCGATAAAGTTATCGCCTCCCAGCTGGAAAAAATATTCCGGCAAAAAGATTACCCTTCCGTATTTGACGAACTGGGTGTATGGTATTCCCTGCAAACGGGTGATTATACGCAAGCCTTCAATCACGCTGTAAAGCTCAACGCAAAAAACACGGATAAATTATACATCTACATCGATATTGCCCACGAAGCCGCAAATGCCCGAAAATACGATATCGCCAGACAAGCCTATCAGCGGGTTATTCAAAAAGGGAAAGAAGAAAATCCTTATTATTACACGGCACGCAAAGAAATCCTCAATTGCAAATACCGGCAATACGACCAAGCCCAGCCCCCGGTAGAAAATTACCGCAACCTGGTTTCCGAATGTAAAGATTTTTTACAAGAAACGGGGTATAGCAATGCAAACGCCGATATCATTGTCCTGACAAGTGATCTGTATGCCTACCATCTAAGCCTTCCGGACTCAGCCGATCAGATTTTACAAAAAGGAATCGGTATAAAACGATTGAATACCCTGACCTTAGATATTTTTAAATCGAAACGGGCCGATTTACTGACTTATATGAATAATCCCTGGGAAGCCGTGATTCTCTATACTCAAATTGAAAAAGCGAATCCCAACAACGATATCGGATACGAAGCCAAACTCAAGAAAGCCCGTCTGGCTTACTTCGAAGGAGACTTACTATGGGCAAAAGCCCAATACGATGTTCTGAAAGGTTCTACCAGTAAGCTGATATCCAACGATGCGCTGCAAATGAGTCATTTCCTGAACATGAACTACGAAGAAGAAGGCGATAACAGTGATTTAGAACGACTGGCCACCACAGAATATGCCGTTTACCGCCACCAAAGCGAAGAAGCTCTACCCGTTTTGGATAGCCTGATCCAAAATTCCGCCGCCGGAATTGCCGATTATGCCGCCCTGGTAAAATCCGGGGTTTTACTATCGCAACACCAAGACCAAGAAGCCGCTCTGATATTGGAAAAACTGGCGAAAGCATCCGGACAAACGTATATCCGGGCAAAGGCAATATTCGAACTTGCCAATCTCAAAAATCGTACAGATCAAAAACAGCAGGCCCTCGATTTATATCAGCAACTGGTTTCCGACTATTCCGGCAGCGTATACAGTGTCGAAGCCGGAAAAATATACCGGGAACTGGAAAAGACAATCAAAAACGAAAAAATAACACCCGTCAACTGA